From Rutidosis leptorrhynchoides isolate AG116_Rl617_1_P2 chromosome 3, CSIRO_AGI_Rlap_v1, whole genome shotgun sequence, a single genomic window includes:
- the LOC139896447 gene encoding large ribosomal subunit protein uL24z-like: MKYNPRVTSSRRKNRKAHFTAPSSVRRGMMSSPLSGELRTKYNVRSMPVRKDDEVQIVRGTYKGREGKVVQVYRRKWVIHIERITREKVNGTTVNVGVNPSKCVITKLRLDKDRKSLLERKAKGRAVGEKDKGNKFTEEDVMQNID, encoded by the coding sequence ATGAAGTACAATCCCAGGGTTACCAGCTCTCGCCGTAAGAACAGGAAGGCTCACTTCACGGCTCCGTCAAGCGTCCGTCGTGGTATGATGAGCTCACCTCTTTCCGGAGAGCTTCGCACCAAGTACAACGTCCGGTCCATGCCGGTTCGCAAGGACGACGAGGTTCAGATCGTTCGTGGTACCTACAAAGGCCGTGAAGGAAAGGTTGTGCAGGTTTACCGTAGAAAGTGGGTGATTCACATCGAGCGTATCACTCGTGAGAAGGTTAACGGAACCACCGTTAACGTCGGAGTTAATCCGTCAAAATGTGTGATTACGAAGCTGCGTTTGGATAAGGATCGAAAGTCGTTGCTGGAGCGTAAGGCGAAGGGGCGTGCTGTTGGGGAGAAGGATAAGGGCAACAAGTTTACTGAGGAAGATGTTATGCAGAatattgattga